CTGGCGCTGGCGGAGGCGACGACCGATCCGACCGGCTCCGCCGCCCAGGAGGCCGCGTACGAAGCCGCCCGCCGGGTCCTCACCGAGGACCAGATCTCGGCGGTGATCTGGGTGGCGATCACCATCGGCGCGTTCAATCGCGTCTCCGTCATGAGCGGGTACCCCGTAGAGGCACCCCGTTCAGGCCCTGCGGAGTTTTGATTGACGAGTCATCCACCCGCTCCCTATGCTGGGCCGTTGATGCATCAACCATCACTCGTGGCCTACCGCTCCGGCGCGGCCCCCTCGAAGGGAATCGCCCCATGTACATCGCCGCCGCCGTTCTCAGTGTGCTTCTCGCCCTCGGTTCGCTCGCCGCGGGTGCGCCCAAGGCCCTGCTGAAGGGCGACGTACCCGCGGCGCTCCGGTCCCACATGGGGCTGAGCGCGGGCCTCGTCCGCTTCATCGGCGTGGCCGAGGTGGCCGCGGCCGTCGGCTTGGTCATCGGGCTCTTCTGGCAGCCTTTGGGCATCGCGGCGGCCCTGGGCCTGGTCGTCACGATGATCGGAGCGGTGGGCTTCCACGCCAAGGCCGGCGACTACGCCGACCCGACCACCCGCAACAACGCCCTGAGCCCCCTCGCCTTCCTGCTCCTCGCCGCGGCCACCGCGGTGACGCTCGGACTGGCCATGTGAGTGCGGCGCGGGCGGGCGGTCCTCCGAACCGGTGTCCCCGCTCCCCCGCCAGGCCGGCGGACCCTCCAGTCAGGGGGTCGCCTCCGGTCAGGGAGATTCCCTCATCCAGGCCGGGCCCGGCCTGTTCACTGTTCAGACCTGGTCTTCGTCCAGCTTGCCGATGACACGTTCGGAGATCTCGGCCAGGACCCGCAGTTCGGCCGGCGTGACATGGTCCATGAACAGCTCACGCACCGCCTCGACATGACGCGGGGCGGCTGCTTCGATGGCCGCCCGACCGACGTCCGTGATCACCACGTAGGCCCCGCGCCCGTCCTCGGCGCACTCCTCCCGCACCACCATGCCCCGCCCGGCCATCCTGGCGATGTGGTGGGACATCCGGCTCTTCTCCCACTCCAGCGCACGCGCCAGGTCCTGGTACCGCTGCCGTCCGTCCGGCGAGTCCGTCAAATGGACCAGCACCGCGAAGTCCGCGGGCGACACGTTCGACTCCGACTGCAGCATGCGCCCCAGACGGCCGCCGAGCCGCTCATGCAACCGCACGAAGCCGCGCCATGCGCGCTGCTCCTCAGGCGTCAGCCATCGCACTGTCTCTCCCATGAAGAAAGTGTAAACGTAGTTGACAGTTCACCGAATGCCTGGACTCCGGTGCGAGCCCCGTGCCGCGGAACGAAACGCCGTCACCCCGGCAGGCCGGGCGGGCCTACCGGGATGACGGGTGAAGCGGGTGGAGCGAGCAGGCGGGAGGGGCGCCAGGTCAGCCCACCTGGATGCCGGCGGCGTTCTCGGCCAGCCAGTCGTCGAAGCTCTTGAGCGCGGGGTGGATCTTCCGGATTCCGTCCAGGTCACGGGCGCCGGTGAACTCCTGGTCGAAGTCGCCGTAGTACTGGAACATGTTGCCGATCTCGTCGCCCGCCGGGACGCCGAGGGAGCGGAAGACGTCGTAGGGCACGGCCTGGAAGCGCACCGGCTCGCCGATGGCGGCCCCGATCTTCTCCGCGTACTGCGCGCCGGTCAGGTGGTCGCCCGCCAGTCCGACGGTGCGCCCGATGAAGCGCTCACCGCCCTTGAGGATGGCGAGTGTGGTGTGGCCGATGTCGTTCACATCGACGCCGGCCAGCAGCTTGCCGTCCTCGAGGGGCAGGGTCAGCGTCAGCACGCCGTCCTCGCCCCGCTTGGGGCCCAGCATCGACTGGAAGCCCTGGAAGAAGAAGGTGGTGTTCAGGAAGGTGGTCGGCACCCCGGCCCGGCGGAACAGCTCGTTGGCCTCACCCTTGGCGTCGAAGTGCGGCACGTTGTACTTCTCCTGGAGAACGGGCATCCGCTCGTCCTCCAGCGGCAGCAGCTCGCGGGTGTCCTCCAGCGTCGACCACACCACGTGGCGCAGGCCCGCGGCCGCGGCCGCCCGGACCAGGACCTCGACCTCCTCGGTCTCCTTGGCAGCCGAGCCGTGCGCCCAGAAGTTGGTGACCAGGAAGGCTCCGTACGCCCCCTCGAACGCCTTGTGCACCGACGGCTCGTCGTAGAAGTCCGCCCGTACGACCTCCGCGCCGAGCTCGGCCAGTTCCTTGGCGGCGGGCGCGTCCGGGTTCCGGGTCAGCGCGCGCACGGTGAAGCCCGAGTCCGCGTCGGCCAGGATCGCCCGCGCGACACCGCCACCCTGTGCGCCCGTGGCTCCGGCGACCGCGATGACCTTCTTGTCACTCATGCCAGCTACCCCTGTCCAGGAGAGAATTGTGTTGATGCATCAACTAAAGCAGGGATGCGTTGACACGTCAACCAGAGCCCATCCCCGGCGACCCGCACGCCTCGAAGGTCCGGGCGGCAAGGAATAGATGACGTATCATCCTGTTCACCCTTACGTGCGGTCCCGTAGCCCCGACGAGGAGTTCACGATGCAGTTCGGCGTTTTCAGCGTTGGCGACATCTCTCCCGACCCGCTCACCGGTCAGACCCAGAGCGAGGCCGAGCGGACCGGCAACATCATCAAGGTCGCCCGGCGCGCGACGGACACTGACGGCGGGCGGGTCGTGAGCGGACCGACGGACACTGACGGCGGGCGCGCGACCGTCGTGGTCATAGGCGGTGGGCAGTCCGGTCTCTCGGCCGGCTACCACCTCAAGCGGCGCGGCTTCACCAGCGCTCCGACAGACCCGGACGGCGCTCGGACCTTCGTGGTGCTCGACGCCGAACCGGCGGCCGGCGGGGCGTGGCGGCACCGCTGGGAGTCGCTGCGGATGAACACCGTGAACGGCATCTTCGACCTGCCCGACTTCCCGCAGCCGCCGGTGGACCCCGACGAGCCCAGCCGTACGGCCGTGCCGCGCTACTTCGCCTCGTTCGAGCAGGCGACCGACCTGCCGATCCTGCGACCGGTGACCGTCGGCGCCGTACGACCGCTGGACGGCCGCCCCGACGGTGACCTGGCCGTGGAATCGAGCGCGGGGACCTGGATCACGCGGGCGGTCATCAACGCCACCGGTACCTGGACCAACCCCGTCCGTCCCCGCTACCCGGGGCAGGAGAGCTTCACCGGGTTCCAGTCGCACACCCACGACTACGTCTCGGCCGACCGGTTCGCGGGCCTCAGGGTCGCCGTCGTCGGTGGTGGCATCTCGGCGCTCCAACAGTTGGAGGAGATCTCCCGCGTGGCCACCACGTACTGGTACACGCGGCGCGAACCCGTCTTCCTGGAGGGCGGGTTCGACCCCGAGGTCGAAGGCCGCCGAATCATCGCCCGGGTCGCGGACGACGTGGCGGCGGGCAGGCCCACCGGAAGCGTCGTCTCGTACACCGGCCTGGGCTGGACCCCGTACGCCGTGGCGGCGAAGGAGCGCGGGGCCCTCGTACGTCGCCCCATGTTCACCGCGCTGGAACCCAGCGGTGTGCGCGAGGCGGACGGTTCCTTCACGACCGTCGACGCGATCCTGTGGGCCACGGGCTTCAAGGCCGCGCTGTCGCACCTGGACCCACTGCGGCTGCGCAACGAGCTCGGCGGGATCACCATGCGGGGCACCCAGGTGGCCGGCGAACCACGCGTGCATCTGGTCGGCTTCGGCCCGTCCCAGTCCACGGTGGGCTCCAACCGCGCGGGGCGTCAGGCTGTCAACAGCCTGCTCCGGCAGTGGGAGGGCCCGCGAGGAGGATCGGGCCGACTCGTGGCGGTGGCGGACTGAGGGGTGCGTTCGGCGCATCTCCCGTGAGGTGGCGGCGCTCTCGCGCCCGGTGGTCAGGACGACTGGACTTCCTCGAAAAGGGCCAGGGCCTGGGCCGGGTCCGGGCTGACGAGACGCTCCAGCCCTGCAGTCGTGATCTTCGCCCATCTTTCGGCCCGTTCCCACATCCGTTCCTCGAAGGCGCGGACGGCCTCGTCCAGGTCTCCGGGGCCGGAAGCAGCGGCGACGGCCTCGGCGAGTTCGGCGCCGTCCAGCATCGCGAGGTTCGCTCCCGCACCCAGTGGGGGCATCAGATGGGCGGCGTCGCCGAGGAGCGTCACCCCGGGGACGTGGTTCCATGTGTGGGAGACGGGCAGGGCGTACAGGGGGCGGTGGACGAAAGCGGTGCCGTGGCGGAGGAGGCCGAGGACGGGAGCGGCCCATCCGTCGAAGAGAGCCAGCAGACCCGATCGGACGGCCTCGACGTCGGCCGGACCCGAGCCCGAGTGCCGATCCAGCGGCGCGCGGAACTGGGCGTACACCCTGACGTGACCGCCGCTGTTGCGCTGGGCGACGAGAGCCCGGTTCGCGCCGTACACGCCCACGGAACCGTCGCCGACCAACCGGGCGAGGTCGGGGTGGCGGGTGTCGATGTCGTCCAGGGAGGTCTCGACCGAGGTGACGCCGGTGTAGTGCGGCGTCACCGACGAGACTGCCGGGCGGACCCGGGACCAGGCGCCGTCCGCTCCGACCACGAGGTCGAACGTCTCCCGGCGCCCGTCCTCGAAGTGGACCACCGCGCCGTCCCCGGTGCCCGGCACCACCTGTGTCACCCCCCGCCCCCAGCTGATGTCGAGCGGACCGAGCAGCAGGTCACGGAGTTGCCCGCGGTCGATCTCGGGATGGGCGCGGTCGTCCGGGCGGGGCCGCCAGTCACGCAGGACGGTCCCGGCCGTGTCCAGGATCCGCATGGCCTGCCCCTCGGGACGAGACAACGTCTGAAATTCGGCCAGCAACCCGGCCTTGTCCAGAGCGAGTTGGCCCAGCCCTTCGTGCAGGTCCAGCGTGCCGCCCGGCGGGCGGGCGTCGGGTGCGGGATCGCGTTCGAGGAGAGCGACGGGGTGATCATGGCGGTGCAGGACGCGGGCGAAGGTCAGGCCGGCAGGACCGCTTCCGACCACGGCGATGCGATGTGTCATGACGATACACTGTATTGAACCGATACAACGCATCGCAACAGTACGATGTGGCCATGACTGTGTGGGACCGACCGGAGCCGCCGACCCGCCCCGTGCCGCTCGACCGGGAGCGGATCGTGGCCGCCGCCGTCGCGCTGGCCGACGAGGGCGGACTGGAGGCGGTGTCGTTGCGCAAGGTCGCCGCCCGGTTGGACGCCGGTCCCATGCGGCTGTACGGATACATCTCCACCAAGGAGGAGCTCTTCGACCTCATGGTGGACGAGGTCCACGCCGAGATCCTCCCCGAGGAGCAGCCCGGTGACTGGCGGGAGGCGCTGAGCGTCCTCGCCCACCGCACCAGGCGGACCGCTCTCCGGCACGAGTGGCTGGCCGACCTGCTCGGCGGCCGCCCGGCCCTGGGGCCGAACGCCCTCGCCGTCACCGAGGCCACGCTGGCCCCCCTCGTCGGCCGCGCCGACATCGACACCGTCATGCGCGCCGTGGAGACGGTCAGCGCTTACTTCACCGGCGCCATCAGGCGCGAGATCGCGAATCTGCGGGCCGAGCGCGCCACGGGCCTGTCCAAGCTGGACTGGCAGCGCGCCTTGGGCCCGCACGTGACGAAGATGCTGGCCACGGGCCGCTTCCCGGCGCTGGCCGAGGCCGTGCACGACGGCACGGACGTGGACGCCGAGGCTTCCTTCACGACCGGCCTGGACTGGGTCCTCGACGCCGTGGCCGCCAAGCTCACCCGACCGCAGGCGTGACGCCCGGCGCTCCGGCACGCTGCCCCGACCACCGAAGTGGCCACGGTGGAGCGGCCGTTGACACCGGCGACGACGCGACGCGGACCACCGCCGGGCCCGGCGGTGGTCCGCGTCGCGTCGAAAGACGCCTCCGCCGCTAGAAGTTGCCGCGCTTCTCCTGCTCGCGCTCGATCGCCTCGAAGAGGGCCTGGAAGTTGCCCTTGCCGAAGCCGAGGGAGCCGTGGCGTTCGATGAACTCGAAGAACACGGTGGGCCGGTCGCCGATCGGCTTGGTGAAGATCTGCAGCAGGTAACCGTCCTCGTCGCGGTCGACGAGGATGCCGCGCGAGGCCAGTTCCTCGATGGGTACGCGGACGTGACCGATGCGGGCGCGCAGTTCCGGGTCGGTGTAGTAGCTCTCGGGCGTGGCGAGGAACTCGACACCCTTGGCCCGCAGCACGTCGACGGTCCTGATGATGTCGTTGGTGGCGAGGGCGAGGTGCTGGGCGCCGGGACCGCGGTAGAAGTCGAGGTACTCGTCGATCTGCGAACGCTTCTTCGCGATCGCCGGCTCGTTGAGCGGGAACTTCACCCGGTGGTTCCCGCTGGCGACGACCTTGCTCATCAGCGCCGAGTACTCGGTGGCGATGTCGTCGCCGATGAACTCGGCCATGTTGGTGAAGCCCATGACACGGTTGTAGAAGTCGACCCACTCGTCCATGTGCCCGAGTTCGACGTTGCCCACGACGTGGTCGAGTGCCTGGAAGATGCGCTTGGGCTCGTTCTCGGGCTTCACGTAGCCCGAGGTCCGGGCCACGTATCCGGGCAGGTAGGGGCCGGTGTAGCGGGAGCGGTCCACCAGGGTGTGGCGGGTCTCGCCGTACGTAGCGATGGCCGCCGTACGGACGGTGCCGTGCTCGTCGGCGATGTCGTGCGGTTCCTCCAGCACGGTCGCGCCCTGCGCGCGGGCGTGCTCGACGCACTTGTCGACGTCGGGCACCTCCAGGGCGATGTCGATCACGCCGTCACCGTGGCGGCGGTGGTGGTCCAGCAGGGGACTGTCCGGGTCGACGCCGCCCTTGAGCACGAACCGGATCGCTCCGGAGCGGAGCACGAACGCGTGGTGGTCGCGGTTGCCGGTCTCCGGTCCGGAGTAGGCAACCAGTTCCATCCCGAAGACCACCTGGAAGAACGACGACGCCTGGGTCGCGTTGCCCACCGACCAGACCACCGCGTCCCATCCGGTCACCGGGAAGGGGTCGCCCTGTGCGTCGTACTCCACGAGCCCGACCAGCTGCTTGAGCTGCTGCAGGTCGAGCTCCGCCAGACGTTCCTGGCTCGTGAGGGTCTCTTCCACACTCATGCGTCGTCCCTTTCGGCGTGCCTGTCTGCAACGTGTGGCGGTCAGGAGACACCGACCCCCCTCACCTGCACAAGAGTCGCCTTCAGGGCTGTTCAAGCTGCTCAGTTTGCCCTGCTCTTCCCGGCTTCTTATATACAATCTGACCAGTCGCCGTGGAACGCGGCGGCGTCCGCGCCGGAGGCGTACGGTGACGCCCGGCTCCGTCAGGCCCTGCCGAGGAACGCCAGCCGCGCGGCCGCCTCCTTCACCCGGGCGGCGACCGACTCGATGTCGAAGTCGTACATGGCCACGACACCGACCGAGGCACCCACCGCGCCGGGCACTTCGAAGCCCACCGCGATCCCGGTGGCGCCCTGCTGCAGTTGCCCCGAGGTGATGCTGTAGCCCGACTCCCTGGCGCGCGCGATCTCCTCGGGCTCGTCCGGCCAGGGCGGCTGCAACGCGAGGATGGCGATGCCGTTCGCCCCGCGCTCCAGCGGATGCCGGACGCCGATGCGGTAGCCCACCTGGACAGGGCCGTGCTGGACGGTCGGCTGGGCACCCGCCACGGGGACGCACTCCCGCGCGCCGTGCGCCACCGTCAGAAAGGCGGAGGCGCTGGTGCCGTCGGCGAGTTCCTGCAGGACCGGCTGAGCGGCCAGGACCAGCTGGTGCTGGAACCGCCCCGCCAGCGTCGCGGCCCCGGCGCCGAGCCGCACCCGCTTGCCCTGCCGGGAGACCAGCGCGTGCTCCTCCAGTGTCCGCACGATCCGGTACGCGATGGCCCGGTCGATCTCCAGCTGCGCCGCCAGGTCCGCCACCGTCAGGCCATCGGCCGTCAGCGAGATCAGGTCCAGAGCCCGAAGCCCACGATCCAGGCCTTGCAGGGTGGCCATCGACACCTCCTGATCCCGCGGCCGCGCACGGCACTCGCGGAAACCGACAGATCTTCCTCGGGCGCCACGTTAGGGCACGTCACACCTGCGAGTGACGCCGACCGACCTTGACTGGGATGTCACCGGGACCTAACTTCGCCTTGTCGCTACCATCGCACAAAAATGTGCGCTGAGCGCACAAACGTCTCGCGCGGGCACCACGACTCCGAGTCACGAGGAGAGAGACTTGCCGTACTACCACCGGGCGGGCGAGGTTCCGCCGAAACGGCACACCCAGCACCGGGACCCGGACGGGAACCTCTACTACGAGGAGCTGATGGGCGAGGAGGGGTTCTCCTCGGACTCCTCGCTGCTCTACCACCGGCACATCCCGTCGGCGGTGCGGGGGTTCCGGGTGTGGGACCTCGGCGACCAGTCCCTGGTCCCCAACCACCCGCTGGTGCCCCGCCACCTCTCCACGCACAAGCTGTTCGCGGACGGCGGGTCCGGCATCGACGCGGTGACCGGCCGCAGGCTGCTGCTGGGCAACGAGGACGTACGGCTGGCCTATGTCGTGGCCGACACGGTCAGTCCCTACTACCGCAACGCGATCGGCGACGAGTGCCTCTACGTCGAGGACGGCCGGGCACGCGTGGAGACGGTCTTCGGCGAGCTGGAGGTCGGCGACGGGGACTATGTGATCGTCCCGCGGGCGACCACGTACCGGATCGTCCCGGACGGGGCCGTACGCATCTACGCGATCGAGGCCAACTCGCACATGGGGCCCGCGCGGCGCTATCTGTCCAGGCACGGCCAACTGCTGGAGCACGCGCCGTACTGCGAGCGCGACTTCCGCCTCCCTGTCGGGCCGAGGCCCGTCGAGAGCGAGGACGTCGAGGTGTACATCAAGCACCGGGGAGCGGGCGGCGTCGTGGGGACCGTCCACACGCTGCCCAACCACCCCTTCGACGTCGTCGGCTGGGACGGCTGTCTCTACCCGTACGTGTTCAACATCCGCGACTTCGAGCCCCTCACCGGCCGGGTCCACCAACCGCCGCCGGTCCACCAGGTCTTCGAGGGCCACAACTTCGTGATCTGCAACTTCGTGCCGCGCAAGGTGGATTACCACCCGCTGTCCGTCCCGGTGCCGTACTACCACTCCAACGTCGACTCCGACGAGGTGATGTTCTACTGCGGCGGGGACTACGAGGCCCGCAAGGGCTCCGGAATCGGACAGGGGTCGATCTCCCTGCACCCCGGCGGCCACCCCCACGGTCCCCAGCCGGGCGCCATGGAACGGTCGATCGGGGCGGAGTTCTTCGACGAACTCGCGGTCATGGTCGACACCTTCCGCCCTCTCCAGCTCGGTGAGGCCGCCCGCGCGACGGACGACGGCACGTACGTCCACTCGTGGGAGCAGAACCGATGAGCGCCCCACGCCCACCGGAGATCCCCCCGGTACTCGCCGGTCTGTTCGACGACGCGGCGGTCTTCCCGCCCGGCAGTCTGCCCCTCGACGAGGCCGTCCCGGCCCACGTGGCGCACACCCGTGGCGCCCATGCCGGGCTGGTCGGCGCGTTCGTCCTCGCCGCCAAGGACGTCGAGCGGCTGGGCGAACTGACCGAAGACCTCGCCGAAGGGTCCTTCGACCTCTCGGTGACCGTGCCGCTGCCGGATGTCTCCGACGCTGTCGCCGCCGCACACCGGATCCCGGCCGTGCGGCTGGTCGGGCTGGAGGTCTCCGTCCCGGACACGGTCACCGCCGACGCGGTCGTTCCCGCCCTGGCCGAGGCGGTCGACGACGCCACCGACGCCACGGTCTACGTCGAGGTGCCGCGCGACGCCCGGCGCGAGCCGCTGCTGGCCGCACTCGCCGGGACCCCCTACCTGGCCAAGTTCCGCACCGGAGGCGTACGGGCCGACCTCTACCCCGACGAGCGTGAACTCGCCGCGGCCGTCCTGGCCGCGACGCGGTCCGGGGTGGCGTTCAAGGCGACCGCGGGTCTGCACCACGCGCTGCGCAACACCGATCCGGAGACCGGGTGCGAACAGCACGGGTTCCTCAACCTGCTCGTGGCCACCGATGCCGCCCTCCACGGTGCCGAGGAGGCGACGTTGGTCGAGCTGCTGGCCGACCGCGACGGCGAACGCATCGCCGAGCGGGTGCGCGCCCTGTCACCCCGAGTCCGTGACATGTTCCGCTCGTTCGGCACCTGCTCCGTCGCCGAACCCGCCATCGAGTCGGCCGGGTGGGGGCTGCTGCCGGCCACGACGATCACCGACCTGACCGAGGTGTCCGCATGACCAGCACCATCCGACCGACCGTCCCCGCCGACTCACTGTTCGGCCTGACCAATCTGCCCTACGGCGTCTACTCGGTGCCCGGTCGGGAACCGCGCGTGGCGACCCGCTACGGCGACCACGTCATCGATCTGGCCGTGCTGCTGGACGACGACGTCTTCGCCCGGCCGAGCCTCAACGCCTTCATGGCGCAGGGCCACGCCCGCTGGGTCGAGGTCCGGGCAGCGATCACCGAGCGGCTCGTGGACCGCGTCCCCACGGAGGCGGTCCACGACCTGGGCACGGTCACCCTGCACCTGCCGTTCGAGGTCGCCGACTACGTCGACTTCTACGCCTCCGAACACCACGCCTCGAACCTGGGCAGGCTCTTCCGGCCCGACAACCCGGACCCGCTGCTGCCGAACTGGAAGCACCTTCCGGTCGGCTACCACGGCCGGGCGGCCTCCGTCGTCGTCTCGGGCACGGACATCGCGCGGCCCTCGGGGCAACGCAAGGGCCCGCAGGACCCGACGCCGGTCTTCGGCCCCTCGACCCGCCTCGACATCGAGGCCGAACTCGGCTTCGTCGTCGGGACCGGCAACGCCATGGGCGACCGCATCGGCGCCGAGGACGCGGAGCGGCACATCTTCGGGGTGGTGCTCTTCAACGACTGGTCCGCACGCGACATCCAGGCCTGGGAGTACGTACCGCTCGGCCCCAACCTGGGCAAGTCGTTCGCCTCGACGATCTCGCCGTGGGTGGTACCGCTGCTCGCCCTGGACGCCGCCCGGGTCCCGGTCCCGCCGCAGGAGCCGGCCGTGCTGCCGTATCTGCGGATGGCACGGCCGTGGGGGCTCGACGTCGACCTCACGGTCGCCTGGAACGGCCAGGTGGTCTCCCGGCCGCCGTACTCGGCGATGTACTGGTCCCCCGCCCAGATGCTGGCGCACCAGACCGTCAACGGCGCGCCCTCGCGCACCGGTGACCTGTTCGCCTCCGGCACCGTATCCGGCCCGGAGAAGGAGCAGCGCGGTGCGTTCATCGAACTGACCTGGGGCGGCAAGGAGCCCATCACCGTCGACGGCCGACCGCGCACGTTCCTGGAGGACGGGGACGAGGTCGTCCTCACCGCCACGGCCCCGGGCGCCGACGGAACCCGGATCGGCTTCGGCGAGGCCCGCGGCCGGATCATCAGCGGCAAGCAGGAGGCGTGAGGAGCAAGAGCTGGTCCCGGACACAGCCGGCCGAGCGGATCAAGGAGGAACCGCCCCGCGACCACCCGTGGAAAGGAGGAATTTCCTCGCCCGTTTGTCATGCGAGGGTGCCCTGCGTGTTTCGTGGCGGTGCCGTCCGCGGTGCGCGACCATACGGACGCCGACATCACATTCCTCGGCATGGTGCGCGGAAACACCGAGACAGAAAGTAGGACGACGTGTCCGGCAGCGAAAGCGAGAACCCGGCAATCCCCTCCCCCACTCCCACGCGGACTCGCCCCAGGACGAATCGGGACTGGTGGCCGAATCAGCTGGACCTTCAAGTTCTCCACCAGCACTCGTCCAGCTCGAATCCCATGGACCAGGACTTCGACTACGCGGATGAGTTCGCGACACTCGACCTCGACGCGCTGAAGCAGGACGTCTTCGACGTGATGACGACGTCGCAGGACTGGTGGCCCGCCGACTACGGCCACTACGGCCCCCTGTTCATCCGGATGAGCTGGCACGCCGCGGGCACCTACCGGACAGCCGACGGCCGCGGCGGTGGCGGCAGCGGCGCTCAGCGCTTCGCGCCCCTCAACAGTTGGCCGGACAACGCGAGTCTCGACAAAGCGCGCCGTTTGTTGTGGCCGGTGAAGCAGAAGTACGGACAGAAGATCTCCTGGGCCGACCTTCTGGTTTTCGCCGGTAACTGTGCCATGGAATCCATGGGGTTCAAGACGTTCGGGTTCGGATTCGGGCGAGAGGACATCTGGGAACCCGAGGAAATCTTCTGGGGGGCCGAGGACATCTGGCTCGGGGACGAGCGTTACAGCGGCGACCGGGAACTCGCCGCTCCCTTCGGTGCCGTGCAGATGGGACTGATCTACGTCAACCCGGAGGGTCCGAACGGAAATCCGGATCCGCTGGCCGCCGCGCGGGACATTCGCGAGACGTTCGGGCGCATGGCGATGAACGACGAGGAGACGGTCGCGCTCATCGTCGGCGGCCACACGTTCGGCAAGTGCCATGGCGCGGTCGACCCCGAGTACATCGGCCCCGAACCCGAGGCCGCGCCCGTGGAGCAGCAGGGTCTCGGCTGGCGGAACAGGTACGGCAGCGGCAAGGGCCCCGACGCGCTCACCAGTGGGCTCGAAGGTGCCTGGACCACCGCGCCGACCCGGTGGGACAACGGGTACCTGGACAACCTGTTCGGGTACGAATGGGAGCTGACGACGAGCCCCGCCGGTGCCAAGCAGTGGACACCCACGGATCCCTCGGCCAGGGGGACGGTGCCCGATGCCCATGATCCGTCGAGGAGCCACGCTCCCATGATGCTGACGACCGATCTCGCGCTGAAGCTGGATCCGGTCTACGGCCCGATCTCGAAGAGCTTCCACGAGAACCCGGACAGGCTCGCGGAGGCCTTCGCCAAGGCGTGGTACAAGCTGTTGCACCGTGACATGGGGCCCATCACGCGCTACCTCGGCCCGTGGGTGCCCGAGCCGCAGCTGTGGCAGGACCCCGTCCCCGAGGTCGATCACGAGCTCGTCGGGGACGCGGACATCGCCGCGCTGAAGACCAGGATCCTCGCCTCGGGACTGTCGATCTCCCAGCTGGTCACCACCGCCTGGGCGTCCGCGGCGAGCTTCCGCGGCACCGACAAGCGGGGCGGGGCCAACGGGGCCCGGATCCGGCTCGCGCCGCAGCGGGACTGGGAGGTCAACCAACTGGCCGAGGTCGCGGAGGTGTTGGAGACGCTGGAGCGGATCCGGGAGGACTTCACCGGCGCACAGGCCGGCGGCACCAGGATCTCGCTCGCCGACCTGATCGTCCTCGGCGGCTGCGCGGCGGTCGAGCAGGCCGCGAGGAACGCCGGGCACGACATCACCGTCCCGTTCGCACCGGGGCGCACGGACGCCTCGCAGGAACAGACCGACGTGGAGTCGTTCGCCGTGCTCGAACCCAGGGCCGACGGGTTCCGGAACTACCTCCAGGCGGGAGAGAAGCTGTCTCCGGAGACACTGCTGCTGGACCGCGCCAACCTGTTGACGCTGACGGCTCCCGAGATGACGGTGCTGATCGGTGGCATGCGGACCCTGGACACGGGCTTCGGGCGATCCCCGCACGGTGTCTTCACCCACCGGCCGGAGACATTGACCAACGACTTCTTCGTCAACCTGCTGGACATGGGCACGGAGTGGAAGGCGTCGACCTCGGACGAGAACGTGTTCGAGGGCCGGGACCGCGCCACGGGTGAACTCAAGTGGACCGCCACCGCGGTCGACCTGGTCTTCGGTTCACACTCCCAGCTCCGAGCGGTGTCGGAGGTCTATGCGGCCCAGGACGCGGGACCCAAGTTCGTGCGTGACTTCGTGGCCGCGTGGG
The DNA window shown above is from Streptomyces akebiae and carries:
- a CDS encoding MarR family winged helix-turn-helix transcriptional regulator, with product MGETVRWLTPEEQRAWRGFVRLHERLGGRLGRMLQSESNVSPADFAVLVHLTDSPDGRQRYQDLARALEWEKSRMSHHIARMAGRGMVVREECAEDGRGAYVVITDVGRAAIEAAAPRHVEAVRELFMDHVTPAELRVLAEISERVIGKLDEDQV
- a CDS encoding FAD-dependent oxidoreductase; this translates as MTHRIAVVGSGPAGLTFARVLHRHDHPVALLERDPAPDARPPGGTLDLHEGLGQLALDKAGLLAEFQTLSRPEGQAMRILDTAGTVLRDWRPRPDDRAHPEIDRGQLRDLLLGPLDISWGRGVTQVVPGTGDGAVVHFEDGRRETFDLVVGADGAWSRVRPAVSSVTPHYTGVTSVETSLDDIDTRHPDLARLVGDGSVGVYGANRALVAQRNSGGHVRVYAQFRAPLDRHSGSGPADVEAVRSGLLALFDGWAAPVLGLLRHGTAFVHRPLYALPVSHTWNHVPGVTLLGDAAHLMPPLGAGANLAMLDGAELAEAVAAASGPGDLDEAVRAFEERMWERAERWAKITTAGLERLVSPDPAQALALFEEVQSS
- a CDS encoding flavin-containing monooxygenase, yielding MQFGVFSVGDISPDPLTGQTQSEAERTGNIIKVARRATDTDGGRVVSGPTDTDGGRATVVVIGGGQSGLSAGYHLKRRGFTSAPTDPDGARTFVVLDAEPAAGGAWRHRWESLRMNTVNGIFDLPDFPQPPVDPDEPSRTAVPRYFASFEQATDLPILRPVTVGAVRPLDGRPDGDLAVESSAGTWITRAVINATGTWTNPVRPRYPGQESFTGFQSHTHDYVSADRFAGLRVAVVGGGISALQQLEEISRVATTYWYTRREPVFLEGGFDPEVEGRRIIARVADDVAAGRPTGSVVSYTGLGWTPYAVAAKERGALVRRPMFTALEPSGVREADGSFTTVDAILWATGFKAALSHLDPLRLRNELGGITMRGTQVAGEPRVHLVGFGPSQSTVGSNRAGRQAVNSLLRQWEGPRGGSGRLVAVAD
- a CDS encoding DoxX family protein; translated protein: MYIAAAVLSVLLALGSLAAGAPKALLKGDVPAALRSHMGLSAGLVRFIGVAEVAAAVGLVIGLFWQPLGIAAALGLVVTMIGAVGFHAKAGDYADPTTRNNALSPLAFLLLAAATAVTLGLAM
- a CDS encoding NmrA/HSCARG family protein, producing MSDKKVIAVAGATGAQGGGVARAILADADSGFTVRALTRNPDAPAAKELAELGAEVVRADFYDEPSVHKAFEGAYGAFLVTNFWAHGSAAKETEEVEVLVRAAAAAGLRHVVWSTLEDTRELLPLEDERMPVLQEKYNVPHFDAKGEANELFRRAGVPTTFLNTTFFFQGFQSMLGPKRGEDGVLTLTLPLEDGKLLAGVDVNDIGHTTLAILKGGERFIGRTVGLAGDHLTGAQYAEKIGAAIGEPVRFQAVPYDVFRSLGVPAGDEIGNMFQYYGDFDQEFTGARDLDGIRKIHPALKSFDDWLAENAAGIQVG
- a CDS encoding TetR/AcrR family transcriptional regulator is translated as MTVWDRPEPPTRPVPLDRERIVAAAVALADEGGLEAVSLRKVAARLDAGPMRLYGYISTKEELFDLMVDEVHAEILPEEQPGDWREALSVLAHRTRRTALRHEWLADLLGGRPALGPNALAVTEATLAPLVGRADIDTVMRAVETVSAYFTGAIRREIANLRAERATGLSKLDWQRALGPHVTKMLATGRFPALAEAVHDGTDVDAEASFTTGLDWVLDAVAAKLTRPQA